The following coding sequences are from one Streptomyces sp. NBC_00536 window:
- a CDS encoding valine--tRNA ligase, with protein sequence MTENTQTPSSPDSELPTAYVPADVEGKLYERWVERGYFEADEKSEKPPYAIVIPPPNVTGSLHLGHAFEHTLIDALTRRKRMQGYETLWQPGMDHAGIATQNVVERELAKEGKSRHDLGREAFVERVWQWKGESGGQISGQMRRLGDGVDWSRERFTMDEGLSEAVQTIFKKLYDDELIYRAERIINWCPRCLTAISDIEVEYQDDDGELVSIRYGEGDASIVVATTRAETMLGDTAVAVHPEDERYKHLVGTEIELPLTGRRIPVVADEHVDPEFGTGAVKVTPAHDPNDFEIGQRHGLPNLAVMDEHAVITVHGPFQGLDRLEARSAIVGALRAEGRIVAEKRPYTHSVGHCSRCKTTIEPRLSLQWWVKVAPLAKAAGDAVRDGKVKIHPQEMEKRYFDWVDNLHDWCISRQLWWGHRIPVWYGPNGEIVCVGPDEQPPSGEGWTQDTDVLDTWFSSGLWPFSTLGWPQQTESLAKFYPNAVLVTGYDILFFWVARMMMFGLYAMDGTPPFGTIALHGMVRDERGKKMSKSFGNAVNPLDWMDKYGSDAVRFTLARGANPGVDVPIGEDWVQASSKFANKIWNATRFAMMNGATIEGDLPPVEELSATDRWVLSRLNETVAQADAYYEDYQFSKLSDALYHFAWDEVFDWYVELSKTTFFAGGEPAKASARVLGEVLDVMLRLLHPVVPFVTETLWTTLTGGESLVIADWPKDSGFRDAAATAEIEGVQSLVREVRRFRKEQGLDDKQKVPARLDLSATALAAHEAAIRQVLRLQPEGDEFSATATLPVAGATVALDLSGTIDIPAERKRLSKDLAAAEKEKQQAEAKLGNEAFIAKAPDNVVDKIKGRLAKAEADIARLQAQLDSLPAA encoded by the coding sequence GTGACCGAGAACACGCAGACACCCAGCAGCCCCGACTCCGAACTGCCGACCGCGTACGTGCCGGCCGACGTAGAGGGGAAGCTCTACGAGCGCTGGGTAGAGCGTGGGTACTTCGAGGCGGACGAGAAGAGCGAGAAGCCTCCGTACGCCATCGTCATCCCCCCGCCGAACGTCACCGGAAGCCTCCACCTGGGGCACGCCTTCGAGCACACGCTGATCGACGCCCTCACCCGCCGCAAGCGCATGCAGGGCTACGAGACCCTGTGGCAGCCCGGCATGGACCACGCGGGCATCGCGACCCAGAACGTCGTCGAGCGCGAGCTGGCCAAGGAGGGCAAGTCCCGCCACGACCTGGGCCGTGAGGCGTTCGTCGAGCGCGTCTGGCAGTGGAAGGGCGAGTCCGGCGGTCAGATCTCCGGTCAGATGCGCCGGCTGGGTGATGGTGTGGACTGGTCGCGCGAGCGGTTCACGATGGACGAGGGCCTGTCCGAGGCCGTCCAGACCATCTTCAAGAAGCTCTACGACGACGAACTGATCTACCGCGCCGAGCGCATCATCAACTGGTGCCCGCGCTGCCTCACCGCGATCTCCGACATCGAGGTCGAGTACCAGGACGACGACGGCGAACTCGTCTCCATCCGGTACGGGGAAGGTGACGCCTCCATCGTCGTCGCCACGACCCGCGCCGAGACGATGCTGGGTGACACGGCCGTCGCCGTCCACCCGGAGGACGAGCGCTACAAGCACCTCGTCGGCACCGAGATCGAGCTGCCGCTCACCGGCCGCCGCATCCCGGTCGTCGCGGACGAGCACGTCGACCCCGAGTTCGGCACCGGCGCCGTCAAGGTGACCCCGGCGCACGACCCGAACGACTTCGAGATCGGGCAGCGCCACGGCCTGCCCAACCTCGCCGTCATGGACGAGCACGCCGTCATCACCGTCCACGGCCCCTTCCAGGGCCTGGACCGGCTGGAGGCCCGTTCCGCCATCGTCGGCGCCCTGCGCGCCGAGGGCCGGATCGTCGCGGAGAAGCGCCCGTACACCCACTCGGTCGGCCACTGCTCGCGCTGCAAGACCACCATCGAGCCCCGTCTGTCGCTCCAGTGGTGGGTCAAGGTCGCCCCGCTCGCCAAGGCCGCCGGTGACGCGGTCCGCGACGGCAAGGTCAAGATCCACCCGCAGGAGATGGAGAAGCGCTACTTCGACTGGGTCGACAACCTGCACGACTGGTGCATCTCGCGCCAGCTGTGGTGGGGCCACCGCATCCCGGTCTGGTACGGCCCGAACGGCGAGATCGTCTGCGTCGGCCCCGACGAGCAGCCGCCGTCCGGCGAGGGCTGGACCCAGGACACGGACGTCCTGGACACCTGGTTCTCCTCCGGCCTGTGGCCGTTCTCCACGCTCGGCTGGCCGCAGCAGACCGAAAGCCTGGCGAAGTTCTACCCGAACGCCGTGCTGGTCACCGGCTACGACATCCTCTTCTTCTGGGTCGCCCGGATGATGATGTTCGGCCTGTACGCGATGGACGGCACCCCGCCGTTCGGCACCATCGCCCTGCACGGCATGGTCCGCGACGAGCGCGGCAAGAAGATGTCGAAGTCCTTCGGCAACGCGGTCAACCCGCTGGACTGGATGGACAAGTACGGTTCCGACGCCGTCCGCTTCACGCTGGCGCGCGGTGCCAACCCCGGTGTCGACGTCCCGATCGGCGAGGACTGGGTCCAGGCCTCCAGCAAGTTCGCCAACAAGATCTGGAACGCCACCCGCTTCGCGATGATGAACGGCGCCACGATCGAGGGCGATCTGCCGCCGGTCGAGGAACTGTCCGCCACCGACCGCTGGGTGCTGTCCCGGCTGAACGAGACGGTCGCGCAGGCCGACGCCTACTACGAGGACTACCAGTTCTCGAAGCTGTCGGACGCCCTCTACCACTTCGCGTGGGACGAGGTCTTCGACTGGTACGTGGAGCTGTCGAAGACGACCTTCTTCGCGGGTGGCGAGCCGGCGAAGGCCTCCGCCCGGGTCCTGGGCGAGGTCCTCGACGTCATGCTGCGGCTGCTGCACCCGGTGGTCCCGTTCGTCACCGAGACCCTGTGGACCACGCTGACCGGCGGCGAGTCCCTCGTGATCGCCGACTGGCCGAAGGACAGTGGCTTCCGCGACGCGGCCGCCACGGCCGAGATCGAGGGCGTCCAGAGCCTGGTCCGTGAGGTCCGCCGGTTCCGCAAGGAGCAGGGCCTCGACGACAAGCAGAAGGTTCCGGCCCGCCTGGACCTGTCCGCCACGGCGCTGGCCGCCCACGAGGCCGCCATCCGCCAGGTGCTGCGCCTCCAGCCGGAGGGCGACGAGTTCAGCGCCACCGCGACCCTCCCGGTCGCCGGTGCCACGGTCGCGCTCGACCTGTCGGGCACCATCGACATCCCGGCGGAGCGCAAGCGGCTGTCCAAGGACCTGGCCGCCGCCGAGAAGGAGAAGCAGCAGGCCGAGGCGAAGCTGGGGAACGAGGCGTTCATCGCCAAGGCCCCCGACAACGTCGTGGACAAGATCAAGGGCCGCCTGGCCAAGGCCGAGGCGGACATCG